A DNA window from Pseudorasbora parva isolate DD20220531a chromosome 5, ASM2467924v1, whole genome shotgun sequence contains the following coding sequences:
- the gpbar1 gene encoding G-protein coupled bile acid receptor 1 has protein sequence MDPLVYMSREKLIFYMTVPLSSIIIFSNLFIIIGIACNRQLHNTPNYFFLSLLVADLCTGITLPFIPHMALDRHLDFKRCLVMYIFPNFLFLSFLFNLVMVHYERYLCIVSPLHHSQFWVHRCFPLALLTVWLPPLLYASLPAFGWNNWVGPNNNKSSNPNETLRSTTDVKSSKEDEVCSYKQVFPKAFIYLEVCGLVLPAMLSIVGMTGRVLWIARKQLQNICKLHRAVDRLQQEQPTDHEQQLNLRYTKCVAAVSLTFLVCWVPYIIYQLMSVTALQSGVSLPSSSLYIIMSCTGIGSMAVIPLILGLANKQYTEPIRRVMCKLRNRWRGGQNNRDIAL, from the coding sequence ATGGATCCACTCGTCTATATGAGCAGAGAGAAGTTGATCTTCTATATGACAGTTCCACTGTCTTCAATAATCATCTTCTCCAACCTCTTCATAATAATAGGCATCGCCTGCAACCGACAGCTGCACAACACCCCAAACTACTTCTTCTTGAGTCTGCTGGTGGCCGACTTGTGCACCGGCATCACCTTGCCTTTTATTCCCCACATGGCACTCGACCGGCATCTGGACTTCAAGCGTTGTTTGGTGATGTACATATTCCCCaactttctgttcctgtcattCCTCTTCAATCTGGTGATGGTGCATTACGAGCGCTACCTGTGCATCGTCAGTCCGCTCCACCACAGCCAGTTCTGGGTTCACCGCTGCTTCCCCTTGGCCTTGTTAACAGTTTGGCTCCCACCATTGCTCTACGCATCACTTCCTGCCTTTGGATGGAATAACTGGGTGGGACCCAATAACAACAAGAGCTCCAACCCAAACGAGACGTTGAGATCAACCACAGATGTTAAGTCCTCTAAAGAGGATGAGGTCTGCTCCTACAAACAGGTTTTTCCCAAGGCCTTTATTTATCTGGAAGTGTGTGGACTGGTGCTGCCGGCCATGCTGTCCATTGTGGGCATGACAGGACGGGTGTTGTGGATCGCACGCAAGCAGCTGCAAAACATCTGCAAGCTCCACCGCGCCGTGGACCGTCTTCAGCAGGAGCAGCCGACCGACCACGAGCAGCAGCTAAACCTGCGTTACACCAAATGTGTGGCCGCCGTGTCCCTCACGTTCTTGGTCTGTTGGGTGCCGTACATCATCTACCAACTCATGTCTGTGACGGCACTTCAGAGCGGTGTGAGCTTGCCAAGCTCATCTCTGTACATCATCATGTCCTGTACGGGAATCGGGAGCATGGCCGTCATTCCGCTAATACTGGGACTGGCCAACAAGCAGTACACTGAGCCCATCCGCAGGGTGATGTGTAAACTGAGGAACCGCTGGAGAGGAGGACAGAACAATAGAGATATCGCTCTTTGA
- the zgc:92380 gene encoding keratin, type I cytoskeletal 18 isoform X2 gives MSFKGASRSFSSSSLSGSMGSRSSFFGSISPSTIGNLANTMRPYVQINSNTFAPTDDKETMKGLNDRLGDYLSKVRLLEESNSKLEEQIKEALMRKGAESGRDWSAYERVIADLRNQIQEMNLDNARLFLQIDNARLAADDFKVKFESEQGMRQGVEQDLARLRKMLDDTYMGRMQLESQIESMREELAFLKKSHEEDVASLQNQISNCQVNVQMDNKNSPDLNDTISNIRMQYERAAQKSREETEAWYQNKFDNITAEVTQNTEALQAGKAELNELRRQRQSLEIDLQALHNMIRSLEDSLHETEARYGQEVSGHNSQIMQLEGELGQVRAQVERHTAEYEALLNIKSKLEAEIASYHRLLEGVVDDKGDTNSSSSVFRRS, from the exons ATGTCGTTCAAGGGCGCTTCCAGGAGTTTCTCCAGCTCAAGCCTGTCTGGCAGCATGGGCTCCAGGAGCAGTTTTTTTGGGTCTATTTCCCCATCCACTATAGGGAATCTGGCAAACACTATGCGTCCGTATGTGCAGATCAACAGCAACACTTTTGCCCCAACAGATGATAAAGAGACCATGAAGGGTCTGAACGACCGTCTGGGGGATTATCTGTCAAAAGTGCGACTGCTGGAGGAGTCCAACAGTAAACTGGAAGAGCAAATCAAAGAGGCTCTGATGAGAAAAGGAGCTGAGAGCGGCAGAGACTGGAGCGCCTACGAGAGGGTCATTGCTGATCTGAGAAACCAG ATCCAGGAAATGAATTTGGACAATGCCAGACTGTTTCTACAGATAGACAATGCGAGACTGGCTGCTGACGACTTCAAAGTCAA GTTTGAGTCAGAGCAAGGCATGCGGCAAGGGGTGGAGCAGGATCTAGCGCGTCTCCGCAAGATGCTGGACGACACTTACATGGGCCGCATGCAGCTGGAGAGCCAGATCGAGTCCATGAGAGAAGAGCTGGCGTTCCTAAAGAAGAGCCACGAGGAG GATGTCGCCAGCCTGCAGAACCAGATCAGCAACTGTCAAGTCAATGTGCAAATGGACAATAAAAACAGTCCAGACCTCAATGACACCATTAGTAACATCCGTATGCAGTACGAACGAGCTGCGCAGAAGAGCCGCGAGGAAACTGAAGCCTGGTATCAAAACAAA TTTGACAACATAACAGCTGAGGTGACTCAGAACACAGAAGCTCTGCAGGCAGGAAAGGCAGAGCTCAATGAGCTGCGCAGGCAGAGACAATCTCTAGAAATTGACCTGCAGGCTCTGCACAACATG ATTCGTTCGCTGGAAGATTCGCTGCATGAAACTGAAGCCCGTTACGGTCAGGAAGTCAGTGGACACAACTCTCAGATCATGCAGCTGGAGGGAGAGCTGGGACAGGTGCGTGCCCAGGTGGAGCGCCACACGGCCGAGTACGAGGCGCTGCTCAACATTAAATCCAAACTCGAGGCAGAGATCGCCAGCTATCATCGTCTTCTGGAGGGTGTTGTTGACGACAAGGGGGACACAAACAG CTCCTCCTCCGTCTTCCGTAGGTCTTAA
- the zgc:92380 gene encoding keratin, type I cytoskeletal 18 isoform X1: MSFKGASRSFSSSSLSGSMGSRSSFFGSISPSTIGNLANTMRPYVQINSNTFAPTDDKETMKGLNDRLGDYLSKVRLLEESNSKLEEQIKEALMRKGAESGRDWSAYERVIADLRNQIQEMNLDNARLFLQIDNARLAADDFKVKFESEQGMRQGVEQDLARLRKMLDDTYMGRMQLESQIESMREELAFLKKSHEEDVASLQNQISNCQVNVQMDNKNSPDLNDTISNIRMQYERAAQKSREETEAWYQNKFDNITAEVTQNTEALQAGKAELNELRRQRQSLEIDLQALHNMIRSLEDSLHETEARYGQEVSGHNSQIMQLEGELGQVRAQVERHTAEYEALLNIKSKLEAEIASYHRLLEGVVDDKGDTNREEFSLEQALYAAPPPSSVGLKKAIIITQEIVDGEVVSQSELEQNHTNHISQDVSGEEDELAELQELVEEEKMTKQQESVDQKVLVEEEKKPAERDEKKASLNVEKNE; the protein is encoded by the exons ATGTCGTTCAAGGGCGCTTCCAGGAGTTTCTCCAGCTCAAGCCTGTCTGGCAGCATGGGCTCCAGGAGCAGTTTTTTTGGGTCTATTTCCCCATCCACTATAGGGAATCTGGCAAACACTATGCGTCCGTATGTGCAGATCAACAGCAACACTTTTGCCCCAACAGATGATAAAGAGACCATGAAGGGTCTGAACGACCGTCTGGGGGATTATCTGTCAAAAGTGCGACTGCTGGAGGAGTCCAACAGTAAACTGGAAGAGCAAATCAAAGAGGCTCTGATGAGAAAAGGAGCTGAGAGCGGCAGAGACTGGAGCGCCTACGAGAGGGTCATTGCTGATCTGAGAAACCAG ATCCAGGAAATGAATTTGGACAATGCCAGACTGTTTCTACAGATAGACAATGCGAGACTGGCTGCTGACGACTTCAAAGTCAA GTTTGAGTCAGAGCAAGGCATGCGGCAAGGGGTGGAGCAGGATCTAGCGCGTCTCCGCAAGATGCTGGACGACACTTACATGGGCCGCATGCAGCTGGAGAGCCAGATCGAGTCCATGAGAGAAGAGCTGGCGTTCCTAAAGAAGAGCCACGAGGAG GATGTCGCCAGCCTGCAGAACCAGATCAGCAACTGTCAAGTCAATGTGCAAATGGACAATAAAAACAGTCCAGACCTCAATGACACCATTAGTAACATCCGTATGCAGTACGAACGAGCTGCGCAGAAGAGCCGCGAGGAAACTGAAGCCTGGTATCAAAACAAA TTTGACAACATAACAGCTGAGGTGACTCAGAACACAGAAGCTCTGCAGGCAGGAAAGGCAGAGCTCAATGAGCTGCGCAGGCAGAGACAATCTCTAGAAATTGACCTGCAGGCTCTGCACAACATG ATTCGTTCGCTGGAAGATTCGCTGCATGAAACTGAAGCCCGTTACGGTCAGGAAGTCAGTGGACACAACTCTCAGATCATGCAGCTGGAGGGAGAGCTGGGACAGGTGCGTGCCCAGGTGGAGCGCCACACGGCCGAGTACGAGGCGCTGCTCAACATTAAATCCAAACTCGAGGCAGAGATCGCCAGCTATCATCGTCTTCTGGAGGGTGTTGTTGACGACAAGGGGGACACAAACAG AGAGGAATTTTCTTTAGAGCAGGCGTTGTATGCAG CTCCTCCTCCGTCTTCCGTAGGTCTTAAGAAAGCCATCATTATAACTCAAGAAATAGTGGATGGAGAGGTGGTCTCTCAGAGTGAACTTGAGCAAAATCATACTAATCACATCAGCCAGGACGTTTCTGGGGAGGAAGATGAGTTAGCAGAACTACAGGAGTTAGTGGAGGAAGAGAAGATGACAAAACAGCAGGAGTCAGTAGATCAAAAGGTGCTGGTGGAGGAAGAGAAGAAACCTGCTGAACGTGACGAGAAGAAAGCTTCTCTAAATGTGGAGAAGAACGAGTGA